A section of the Flavobacterium ardleyense genome encodes:
- a CDS encoding amino acid adenylation domain-containing protein, giving the protein MIKNILQVLENTAQRLPEAIALKDDSISVNFAQYVAEAKSIGSFLSQKVKDNYSRPIIVMVDRRVEPIIAFMGVLYSGNFYVPVDNRTPLERLKNIVQVLNPLSVIGFSKSEEALFSSIDTNLPFYFFDTINNGEIDQDSLNLIRQKSIDVDPAYAIFTSGSTGIPKAVAISHKSVLDLSSWLSETFEFDETDVIGNQTPFYFDASVKDIYTSIRTAATLVVIAPKCFLFPKLLIETLAENNVTTILWATSAVVLIAKSGILEEAVLPVLKRIFFAGEAMYGKHLNMWKEHFPACMYINLYGPTEVTVDSTFYIVDRDFNDNEVVPIGNNCDNKQTFLLGENDQVLFGTGEGELAVRGTGVALGYYNNQDQTNQVFIQNPLHNHYRDILYKTGDFVRRNHLGEIEFIGRKDFQVKHMGNRIELGEIEAAVYGMQDVKHAACVYDSTNEKIVLYYTSDIEIEAKNFLKELAKSLPKYMFPNKFVHLDEMPLNANSKVDRKAIKAKFAE; this is encoded by the coding sequence ATGATAAAAAACATTCTTCAGGTATTGGAAAATACCGCTCAAAGACTACCAGAAGCTATCGCTCTTAAAGACGATTCGATATCGGTAAATTTTGCGCAATATGTAGCAGAGGCTAAAAGTATAGGCTCATTTTTAAGTCAGAAAGTCAAGGATAATTATTCCAGACCTATCATAGTTATGGTAGATAGGAGAGTTGAGCCAATTATTGCCTTTATGGGTGTGTTGTATAGTGGGAACTTCTACGTGCCTGTTGATAACCGGACACCATTGGAACGTCTTAAAAACATTGTCCAAGTATTAAATCCTCTGTCTGTTATAGGATTTAGCAAAAGTGAGGAAGCGCTATTTTCTTCCATAGACACCAACTTGCCTTTTTATTTTTTTGATACCATTAACAACGGAGAAATTGATCAAGATTCGCTGAACCTAATTCGTCAAAAATCTATTGATGTCGATCCAGCTTATGCTATATTTACTTCAGGATCTACCGGTATTCCAAAGGCAGTAGCAATTAGTCATAAGTCGGTGCTAGATTTAAGCAGCTGGCTATCTGAAACATTTGAGTTTGATGAAACTGATGTGATTGGAAATCAAACTCCGTTTTACTTTGATGCATCTGTAAAAGATATCTATACTTCAATACGAACAGCTGCAACTTTGGTAGTGATTGCTCCAAAATGTTTTCTGTTTCCAAAATTGTTAATAGAAACACTTGCAGAAAATAACGTAACAACTATTTTGTGGGCGACCTCAGCAGTAGTTCTTATTGCCAAAAGCGGCATTCTAGAAGAAGCAGTTTTACCCGTATTAAAAAGAATATTTTTTGCAGGGGAAGCGATGTACGGTAAACATTTAAATATGTGGAAAGAGCATTTTCCAGCGTGCATGTATATCAATTTATACGGGCCAACCGAAGTAACCGTTGATAGTACATTTTATATTGTAGATAGAGATTTTAACGACAATGAAGTTGTGCCAATTGGCAATAACTGCGACAATAAGCAAACCTTTCTCTTAGGTGAGAACGATCAAGTTCTCTTTGGAACGGGTGAAGGTGAACTTGCGGTACGAGGAACAGGAGTGGCTTTAGGATATTACAACAATCAGGATCAAACAAATCAAGTTTTTATTCAAAATCCATTACACAATCATTATCGTGATATTTTATATAAAACTGGTGATTTTGTGAGGAGAAATCATCTTGGAGAAATAGAATTCATTGGTCGCAAAGATTTTCAGGTTAAGCATATGGGTAACCGTATTGAATTGGGAGAAATTGAAGCCGCCGTTTATGGAATGCAAGATGTAAAACATGCTGCTTGCGTTTATGATAGCACGAATGAAAAAATTGTTTTGTATTACACATCTGATATCGAAATTGAAGCGAAGAACTTTTTAAAAGAACTTGCCAAGAGTTTACCGAAATATATGTTTCCAAACAAATTTGTTCATTTAGATGAGATGCCTTTAAATGCCAATAGCAAAGTAGATCGTAAAGCAATTAAAGCAAAATTTGCCGAATAG
- a CDS encoding acyl carrier protein — protein sequence MEDFYKILEEIRPDIDFKEETKLVDDGLLDSFDIVSIVSDLNDHFDIAIRVNELSPENFNSAEAIYKMCLKLQEKK from the coding sequence ATGGAAGACTTTTATAAAATATTAGAAGAAATTAGACCCGATATAGATTTCAAAGAAGAAACGAAATTAGTAGATGATGGTTTATTAGACTCATTTGATATTGTTTCAATCGTTTCAGATTTGAATGATCATTTTGACATTGCAATTCGCGTAAACGAGTTAAGTCCTGAGAATTTTAATTCAGCCGAAGCTATTTACAAAATGTGTTTAAAATTGCAAGAAAAAAAATAA
- a CDS encoding SDR family NAD(P)-dependent oxidoreductase, with product MLKAKNILIFGGDEFLIDEMYPVFKESGATITWINSSEIIAKSNCKESALLFDSIKTVSTYEKDLSSLIGDLNSFDGVVFSLSEGNLRPLSMTKPSNTESLFNVNCASFIELVRILQKKKKLNLGSSIVAYSSVSSLLGLKTKLAYGVSKAALNAAIVNLAVELAPKKIRVNGILKGALTIDINHEHVKNMFSVGTDTAGNSDLGMSTPEELARLSIFLLSDAVKTMTGSLIKLDGGYSLN from the coding sequence ATGCTTAAAGCAAAAAATATTTTAATCTTTGGAGGAGATGAGTTTCTAATAGATGAGATGTATCCAGTTTTTAAAGAAAGCGGTGCAACTATAACTTGGATCAATTCTTCTGAAATTATAGCAAAATCTAATTGTAAAGAAAGTGCGCTATTATTTGATTCTATCAAAACCGTTTCTACTTACGAGAAAGATTTATCTAGTTTAATTGGAGACTTGAACTCTTTTGATGGTGTTGTTTTTTCGTTATCAGAAGGAAATTTAAGACCATTGTCGATGACCAAACCTTCTAATACCGAAAGTTTATTTAATGTGAATTGCGCATCTTTTATTGAACTAGTTCGAATACTTCAAAAGAAGAAAAAACTAAATTTGGGCTCAAGTATAGTAGCTTATTCTTCAGTTAGTAGTTTGCTTGGACTAAAAACGAAATTAGCGTATGGTGTTTCAAAGGCTGCCTTAAACGCGGCTATCGTAAATTTAGCGGTAGAACTTGCTCCAAAGAAAATTCGAGTAAATGGTATTCTTAAAGGCGCTTTAACGATAGACATTAATCACGAACACGTTAAAAATATGTTTTCTGTTGGGACTGATACTGCGGGTAATTCAGATTTAGGAATGTCAACCCCAGAGGAATTGGCAAGATTAAGTATTTTCCTTTTATCAGATGCAGTAAAAACGATGACTGGATCGTTGATTAAATTGGATGGAGGGTATTCTTTAAATTAA
- a CDS encoding SDR family NAD(P)-dependent oxidoreductase has translation MMQNKVYLITGANGAIGGAVAKALDQKGAKLILVGRNIENLNLFVQSDLTQSDHIAIAIDLEDVDSIGDQIKSISTLFGKIDGFVHAAGLGDVRPLKMTTPAFLNKVFNVNFVSFIEIIRVINSPKIRNEALRIVGISATGAFLGNATKTAYCASKAAMNAAVRCLAKELANKNIRINTVAPGATYSKMMDDILDLPGGAEALEKITERQFLGVCKPEDIADAVLFLLSEESRMISGSCLPVDGGKLAI, from the coding sequence ATGATGCAAAATAAAGTTTACTTAATTACCGGAGCTAATGGAGCAATCGGAGGTGCAGTAGCCAAAGCCTTAGATCAGAAGGGTGCAAAGTTAATTCTTGTTGGTAGAAATATTGAAAATCTAAATTTGTTTGTACAATCAGATTTAACTCAGTCTGATCATATCGCAATTGCAATAGATCTTGAAGATGTTGATTCAATTGGCGATCAAATTAAATCCATTTCGACATTATTTGGCAAAATCGATGGTTTTGTACATGCCGCAGGTCTCGGAGATGTGCGACCTTTAAAAATGACTACTCCAGCATTCTTAAATAAGGTGTTTAATGTAAATTTCGTGTCTTTTATCGAAATTATCCGAGTTATTAATTCTCCAAAGATCAGAAATGAAGCTTTAAGAATTGTTGGTATTTCGGCGACTGGAGCATTTTTAGGCAATGCAACAAAAACAGCTTATTGCGCTTCCAAAGCTGCGATGAATGCTGCAGTGCGTTGCCTTGCCAAAGAACTAGCAAATAAGAATATTAGAATCAATACAGTTGCTCCGGGTGCAACTTATTCAAAAATGATGGATGATATTCTGGATCTTCCAGGTGGAGCAGAAGCATTAGAAAAAATAACAGAGCGTCAATTTTTGGGAGTTTGCAAGCCTGAGGATATAGCAGATGCCGTATTATTCCTGTTGTCAGAAGAGTCTAGAATGATTTCTGGTAGCTGCCTACCTGTTGATGGCGGAAAACTTGCAATATAA
- a CDS encoding acyl carrier protein, whose translation MSNTEVLSQIEEVLDVNEGTLQMDMKLEDVEEYDSMAKLSLIVMSDDDFDKKLTAEQLNDFQTVGDIVKFLVG comes from the coding sequence ATGTCAAACACAGAAGTATTAAGCCAAATTGAAGAAGTATTAGATGTTAACGAAGGGACATTGCAAATGGATATGAAACTAGAAGATGTCGAAGAATATGATTCTATGGCAAAATTATCTCTCATTGTTATGAGTGATGACGACTTTGACAAAAAACTTACAGCTGAGCAACTTAATGATTTTCAAACCGTAGGAGATATCGTTAAATTTCTTGTGGGATAA
- a CDS encoding MBL fold metallo-hydrolase, with protein sequence MLKVQKIQSEIFNSNVYTITSSEQEEVFLIDCGGFEPVIDSLPKTVIVSGIFLTHYHYDHIYFIKNWIDRYPNVKFYGSQITLEGLSNPKRNLSFYHEDPIEVFGVDYQVITDAVSVKLYDYTSITAFLSEGHCEGSLSFLLDNYIFTGDALIPNIPIVTKLKTGDKEKAKDSVRKIKSLVNDDFTICPGHLETFKYKEVKWNLYLND encoded by the coding sequence TTGCTAAAAGTTCAAAAAATACAGAGTGAAATTTTCAACTCTAATGTTTATACAATAACTTCCTCCGAACAAGAGGAAGTTTTTTTGATTGATTGCGGGGGATTTGAACCTGTAATTGATAGTTTACCAAAAACTGTTATAGTAAGTGGAATATTTTTGACTCATTACCACTACGATCATATTTACTTTATAAAAAATTGGATAGACCGATATCCAAATGTAAAATTCTACGGTTCACAAATAACCTTGGAAGGCTTGTCAAATCCAAAACGTAATTTGTCTTTTTATCATGAAGATCCTATCGAAGTTTTTGGAGTGGATTATCAAGTAATTACGGATGCAGTAAGTGTGAAGTTATATGATTATACATCCATAACTGCATTTCTTTCAGAAGGACATTGCGAAGGCAGTTTAAGCTTTTTATTAGATAACTATATTTTTACAGGCGATGCGCTTATTCCTAATATTCCGATCGTTACAAAGTTAAAGACAGGTGATAAAGAAAAGGCAAAAGATTCGGTTCGAAAGATTAAATCATTGGTAAACGATGATTTTACCATATGTCCTGGTCATTTAGAGACATTTAAATACAAGGAAGTAAAATGGAATCTTTATCTAAATGATTAG
- a CDS encoding holo-ACP synthase, giving the protein MISVGNDIEEVSRFRRLLEIKPQMLQRIFSQYEWEYSLSKNQAQTLAGIWCAKEAVVKAVFNIKTIDVLDVQIQHHKSGAPYVFDILHFEMFANFEFSISISHTKNYATAICIVQKLF; this is encoded by the coding sequence ATGATTAGCGTCGGAAATGACATTGAGGAGGTTTCTAGATTTAGAAGACTTTTAGAAATTAAACCACAAATGTTGCAAAGGATATTTTCGCAATATGAGTGGGAGTATTCATTATCTAAGAATCAGGCTCAAACTTTGGCGGGAATTTGGTGCGCTAAAGAGGCGGTTGTAAAGGCAGTATTTAATATTAAAACTATAGATGTTCTTGATGTTCAGATACAGCATCATAAAAGCGGTGCTCCTTACGTTTTTGATATTCTACATTTCGAAATGTTTGCTAATTTCGAATTTTCAATAAGTATTTCGCACACAAAAAATTATGCTACCGCTATTTGTATTGTTCAAAAATTATTTTAG
- a CDS encoding YdcF family protein, producing MDLIKDSITLNNFFFFAVLILIFAAYRYEYKKVKLPFLILIILFLATSTRILPSKLIAFYEAKTPVFDPSELDKNQIYYIHILGSGYSLDPNLPATSQLSTTTLARLVEGIRISKLLPHFILVSSGYSSFGLESQASVVRRAAIELGIPAQNCEILPTPSNTSEEVSAFVTKFGKTKNVIVVSNAIHLPRALMLYKKCGVNPLGAPTNFKVKKGANDHNGLSFPSLNSVDLMSDYLRERLKYWKDGF from the coding sequence ATGGATCTAATTAAGGATAGTATCACCCTAAATAATTTTTTCTTCTTCGCCGTATTGATCTTAATATTTGCTGCCTATCGCTACGAATACAAAAAAGTAAAATTACCATTTCTTATCCTTATCATTCTATTCTTAGCCACCTCCACAAGAATTCTTCCCTCAAAATTAATTGCTTTCTACGAAGCAAAAACTCCCGTATTCGATCCCAGCGAATTAGATAAAAACCAAATTTACTATATTCATATACTGGGTTCAGGTTACAGCTTAGATCCAAATTTACCCGCAACATCTCAGTTAAGTACTACTACTTTAGCCCGACTAGTTGAAGGTATTCGGATATCGAAATTACTACCTCATTTCATATTGGTCAGTTCAGGATATTCTAGTTTTGGTCTAGAGTCGCAAGCTTCCGTAGTAAGAAGAGCAGCAATAGAGCTCGGCATTCCAGCTCAAAATTGCGAAATATTACCCACTCCCAGCAACACCTCCGAAGAAGTTAGTGCGTTTGTTACCAAATTTGGAAAAACAAAAAATGTCATTGTAGTTAGTAATGCAATTCACTTGCCTAGAGCGTTGATGTTGTATAAAAAATGCGGTGTGAACCCGTTGGGCGCACCTACAAATTTTAAAGTCAAAAAAGGTGCTAATGACCATAATGGCTTGAGTTTTCCGTCTTTAAATTCTGTGGATCTTATGAGTGATTATTTGAGGGAACGATTGAAATATTGGAAGGATGGGTTTTAG
- a CDS encoding sugar transferase, producing the protein MTKRLFDFFFSLLMLLLLGGILLICILIASIDTKSFGLFIQSRIGQHGIPFNIFKVKTLSDSSKVITPFGRFLRSSKLDELPQLLNVLVGTMSFVGPRPDIAGYADKLVGDDKIVLLVKPGITGLASLKYRNEEELLSRLPDPLLYNDTIIWPDKVRINKWYVMNRNLLLDLKILYCTLLPIKIDVDCFIKKRKCKS; encoded by the coding sequence ATGACAAAGCGCCTTTTTGACTTTTTTTTCTCCCTTCTAATGCTACTCTTACTTGGCGGCATTTTGTTGATCTGCATTCTCATCGCAAGTATTGATACAAAATCATTCGGATTATTTATCCAAAGTCGCATAGGACAGCACGGCATTCCCTTCAATATTTTCAAAGTTAAGACCCTCTCAGATTCTTCAAAAGTTATAACTCCTTTTGGGCGTTTTTTACGTTCGTCAAAACTGGACGAATTGCCTCAATTGCTCAATGTCCTCGTAGGTACTATGTCTTTTGTTGGACCGCGACCTGATATTGCCGGCTATGCAGATAAATTAGTAGGCGACGATAAAATTGTATTGCTAGTAAAACCAGGAATTACTGGACTTGCTTCACTAAAATACCGCAACGAGGAAGAACTATTAAGTAGGCTTCCAGATCCTCTTTTATATAATGATACGATTATTTGGCCAGACAAAGTGAGAATTAATAAATGGTATGTGATGAATAGAAATTTACTGCTTGATCTTAAAATTTTATATTGTACACTTCTCCCAATCAAGATTGATGTGGATTGCTTTATTAAAAAGCGAAAATGCAAATCATGA
- a CDS encoding GEVED domain-containing protein → MSLLLGQFALAQTVTIGSGNNTGSKLPVVPFYGYSYSQQIVLKSEIATSGNITKLSFYSSGAAIGANSNTWTIYMGHTTKSTFGSNTDWILSSAMTQVFSGTVPAYPDAGWFTITLTTPFAYNNVDNLVVSVDENAEGYNGSSSYARIWTTPVANRAIYHQHDTVNPDPATISSAGVRTSYISQMQLEFATATTAPSCATAHAPANLATNVVRNPILTWANGGGAMTYDVYFGNSSNPALIGNQTGSSYTPSLLNANTTYYWKIIPKNVIGAATGCIERSFTTGTSMTYCTPSSSSNSTYINNFSTSLGTTNISNATGYTAGGYQDNFNTQAVTSFAGGSFNYNFSVVGGTLGAAIWVDWNNNGTFDTEERVFNTINYGNGPFSGSIVIPEGAANGDYRLRVMVDWNEESPSNPCMTSNSRTETEDYKITVGNPPSCAMPTSLASSMITSSSATFNWTASISNPSNGYDVYYSTTNVAPTAGTTPSIDNNTSTTAVATGLSSSSTYYWWVRSDCGDTSAWASGGSFTTTQVVATIPFMQDFSGTNSFTFVNGTQVNKWVIGSATGNPGNSMYISNDGGVTNTYTTGTSSVTHAYRDIAVPSGASAATFAFDWKANGESSYDYLRVWLVPISYTPTAGSQIFADAGRIQVGANYFNQQATWQTYTNGALDLSSFANSTMRLVFEWKNDSSGGSQNPVAIDNISLSIPSCVVPTSAASSAVTANSAMLSWTASSSSPTNGYDIYYSTTNTAPEASTTPTVDNYAASPYAATGLSSSTTYYWWLRSDCGSEMSIWTSAGSFTTQCAAEATPTAVQTFDTFTGSAPSPTCWSEASGALTASSTLTGTTSSWTQKTNGFANVSISNKGASINLYGTGNSWLISQPIDLGPIAGENTLNFDYAVTSYSGTTAQSTLGSHSVRVVVSTDGGNTWSSANIVKTYTGAGSYSNTGATEQILLNYSGIVKIGFLASTTSTTPDIDFHIDNFSISSACTPTTWYADADGDGFGDAAMTLEACDQPDGYVANATDCDDTEALVWRTGIFFVDNDGDEYTAGLVTICYGTGVPAGYSETTLGEDCDDNDAATYRSGTFYVDADGDGYTIGESMAMCYGATIPEGYAVQSLGTDCDDNNAEIYQSSMLFVDNDGDGYTVGEATSVCHGTAIPEGYVIASLGVDCDDNNPGLYHSILVFADSDGDGYTVGDATAICFGTEIPAGYTETSLGEDCNDNDANVWQSMLLFVDMDGDGYTVGETTSVCYGVTMPEGYVATSLGADCDDNNANAWQSMMLFVDMDGDGYTMGEATNVCYGANIPVGYSINSLGVDCNDNDASINPGATEIPGNGIDENCDGTDGIGNDIPVTTLRSQYCGAIGVTPSEQIRTYYGLNQSGYRFNIYDESGSILLASIDNTPAYFRFAQFDFTYGATYQVKVQVKQGNLYGSEGAACSVTVMNLPTVTLRSSYCGASSILPYEKVYANYAINASAYKFNIYDATGSTLIATIVNSNAAFRFTQMAYTNGATYQVKVQVLQGEEYGAEGAACSVTLSSGAMTTRQDGGLANNSDMGEMDFKAVAYPNPFAENFKLAITSESDASIHVRVYDMIGKLLEDKMVNTSDVQYLEVGNRYPAGVYNVIVTQDSNVQTLRVVKR, encoded by the coding sequence ATGTCCCTTTTATTAGGGCAATTTGCTTTAGCGCAAACAGTGACAATTGGTTCTGGAAATAATACAGGTAGTAAGCTTCCTGTGGTGCCGTTTTATGGCTATTCATATAGCCAACAAATAGTCCTAAAGAGCGAGATAGCAACCTCCGGAAATATTACCAAGCTAAGCTTTTATAGTTCTGGTGCAGCGATAGGGGCTAATTCAAATACTTGGACCATTTACATGGGGCATACGACTAAATCTACATTCGGTTCTAATACCGACTGGATTTTATCAAGTGCTATGACCCAAGTATTTTCAGGTACAGTGCCTGCGTATCCAGATGCTGGCTGGTTTACTATTACATTAACTACTCCTTTTGCATATAACAATGTCGATAATCTAGTAGTTTCTGTTGATGAGAATGCGGAAGGATATAACGGGTCAAGTAGTTACGCTAGGATATGGACTACTCCAGTGGCCAATAGAGCGATTTATCATCAACACGATACTGTAAATCCAGATCCTGCAACAATTAGTTCGGCAGGTGTAAGAACTAGCTATATTAGTCAAATGCAATTGGAGTTCGCTACAGCGACGACTGCACCTAGCTGTGCAACTGCGCACGCTCCTGCCAATTTGGCAACTAATGTTGTAAGAAACCCAATCCTTACATGGGCAAATGGCGGTGGTGCAATGACTTATGATGTTTATTTTGGAAACTCAAGTAATCCTGCACTTATAGGAAATCAGACCGGTTCATCTTATACACCAAGTTTATTAAACGCAAACACAACGTACTATTGGAAAATCATACCAAAAAATGTGATTGGGGCTGCGACAGGTTGTATTGAACGTTCGTTTACTACAGGTACATCTATGACGTACTGTACGCCGTCTTCGTCGAGTAATTCAACTTACATAAATAACTTTTCAACAAGTTTAGGAACAACTAATATATCAAATGCTACAGGCTACACCGCTGGAGGCTATCAGGATAATTTTAATACTCAAGCAGTCACTTCTTTCGCAGGTGGCTCTTTTAATTACAATTTCTCAGTTGTAGGAGGAACACTCGGCGCTGCAATTTGGGTAGATTGGAACAATAATGGGACATTTGATACTGAGGAGCGTGTTTTTAACACAATTAACTATGGCAATGGCCCGTTCTCTGGCTCAATTGTGATTCCAGAAGGAGCAGCAAACGGTGACTATAGATTACGAGTTATGGTCGATTGGAATGAAGAGAGTCCATCAAACCCATGCATGACATCTAATTCACGAACAGAGACAGAAGATTATAAAATCACGGTGGGTAACCCACCTAGTTGCGCAATGCCAACATCATTAGCTTCAAGCATGATAACAAGTAGTTCGGCTACTTTCAACTGGACAGCTTCAATTAGTAATCCTTCAAATGGATATGATGTATACTATAGTACAACTAATGTTGCTCCTACTGCAGGAACTACACCTTCAATTGATAACAATACGTCAACTACCGCAGTTGCTACTGGTCTAAGTTCTTCATCTACCTACTACTGGTGGGTACGTTCAGATTGTGGAGATACAAGTGCTTGGGCTTCAGGCGGAAGTTTCACAACAACTCAAGTGGTAGCAACAATACCTTTCATGCAAGATTTTAGCGGAACAAATAGCTTCACTTTTGTAAATGGTACGCAAGTGAATAAGTGGGTTATAGGATCAGCTACTGGAAATCCAGGTAATTCTATGTATATTTCTAATGATGGCGGTGTTACAAATACCTACACTACTGGAACATCAAGTGTTACACACGCATATAGAGATATTGCAGTACCTAGCGGAGCATCTGCTGCAACTTTTGCTTTCGACTGGAAAGCAAATGGAGAATCTAGTTATGATTACTTAAGAGTTTGGTTGGTTCCAATATCTTACACTCCAACAGCAGGTTCTCAAATTTTTGCTGATGCAGGAAGAATACAGGTTGGAGCTAATTATTTTAATCAACAAGCAACCTGGCAAACATATACTAATGGTGCCCTAGATTTAAGTAGTTTCGCTAACTCTACAATGCGTTTGGTTTTTGAGTGGAAAAACGATAGTTCTGGAGGTTCTCAAAATCCAGTTGCCATTGATAATATATCATTGTCAATTCCATCTTGTGTTGTTCCAACATCAGCTGCTAGTTCTGCTGTTACGGCAAATAGTGCAATGTTAAGTTGGACAGCCTCTAGTTCATCTCCAACAAATGGATATGATATATACTATAGTACAACTAATACAGCACCAGAAGCGTCAACTACGCCAACAGTTGATAATTATGCTGCTTCGCCATATGCTGCTACAGGATTATCTTCTTCCACTACTTATTATTGGTGGTTACGTTCAGACTGTGGTTCAGAAATGAGCATTTGGACTTCTGCAGGTAGTTTCACAACACAGTGTGCTGCTGAAGCAACACCAACTGCTGTTCAAACTTTCGATACTTTTACAGGTTCAGCACCTTCGCCAACATGTTGGTCAGAAGCATCAGGTGCTTTAACGGCTAGTTCAACTTTAACAGGAACTACAAGTTCATGGACGCAAAAAACTAACGGATTTGCAAATGTATCTATATCAAATAAAGGGGCGTCAATAAATCTATATGGAACAGGGAACAGTTGGTTAATTTCACAGCCAATTGATTTAGGCCCAATTGCAGGAGAAAACACCTTGAACTTCGATTATGCTGTTACTAGTTATAGCGGTACAACTGCTCAATCAACTTTAGGCTCACATTCTGTTCGTGTAGTTGTTTCTACAGATGGTGGTAATACTTGGAGTAGTGCTAACATTGTAAAAACATATACAGGAGCTGGTTCATACAGTAATACAGGGGCAACAGAGCAAATTTTGCTTAACTATAGCGGAATTGTAAAAATTGGATTTTTAGCTTCAACAACTTCTACTACGCCTGATATTGATTTTCATATTGATAATTTCAGTATAAGTTCAGCGTGCACACCAACCACTTGGTATGCTGATGCTGATGGGGATGGATTCGGTGATGCAGCTATGACTCTTGAAGCTTGCGACCAACCGGACGGTTATGTTGCAAATGCGACTGATTGTGACGATACGGAAGCTTTGGTTTGGAGAACTGGTATTTTCTTTGTTGACAATGACGGAGATGAGTACACAGCAGGTCTAGTAACAATTTGTTATGGAACTGGAGTTCCTGCAGGATACTCTGAAACTACTTTGGGAGAAGATTGCGATGACAATGATGCTGCTACATATAGATCAGGAACATTCTACGTTGATGCTGACGGTGATGGATACACTATCGGTGAATCTATGGCTATGTGTTATGGCGCAACTATTCCTGAAGGATATGCAGTGCAGTCTTTAGGTACGGATTGTGATGATAACAACGCTGAAATATATCAGTCTTCAATGCTATTTGTGGACAATGATGGTGATGGATATACTGTAGGTGAAGCTACTAGCGTATGCCATGGAACTGCAATACCTGAAGGATACGTAATCGCGTCGTTAGGTGTTGACTGTGATGACAATAATCCAGGATTGTACCATTCTATTTTAGTCTTTGCAGACAGTGATGGTGACGGTTATACTGTAGGAGATGCCACTGCAATTTGTTTTGGAACTGAAATTCCAGCAGGTTATACAGAAACATCTCTTGGTGAAGATTGTAATGACAACGATGCAAATGTTTGGCAGTCAATGCTACTCTTTGTAGACATGGATGGCGACGGATATACAGTAGGTGAAACTACTAGTGTGTGCTACGGAGTTACAATGCCAGAAGGATATGTTGCTACATCTCTTGGTGCAGATTGTGATGACAACAACGCAAATGCATGGCAATCTATGATGTTATTTGTAGATATGGATGGTGACGGATATACAATGGGAGAAGCTACTAACGTTTGCTACGGAGCAAACATTCCAGTAGGATATTCTATAAATTCACTGGGCGTAGATTGTAATGACAACGATGCATCAATCAATCCTGGAGCTACAGAGATTCCAGGAAATGGAATTGACGAGAATTGTGATGGTACCGATGGAATTGGTAATGATATCCCTGTTACTACCTTAAGATCACAGTATTGTGGTGCAATAGGTGTTACGCCATCAGAGCAGATAAGAACTTATTATGGTTTGAATCAATCTGGCTATAGATTTAATATTTATGACGAATCGGGATCTATTTTGCTTGCATCAATAGACAATACACCTGCTTATTTTAGATTCGCTCAATTTGATTTTACTTATGGTGCAACGTATCAAGTAAAAGTTCAAGTAAAACAAGGGAATTTATATGGATCAGAAGGAGCAGCTTGTAGTGTTACGGTTATGAATCTACCAACTGTTACTTTAAGATCAAGCTATTGTGGAGCAAGCAGCATATTGCCATATGAAAAAGTTTATGCAAATTATGCTATTAATGCTTCTGCTTACAAATTCAATATTTATGATGCTACAGGCTCTACTCTAATTGCAACAATTGTCAATTCAAATGCTGCTTTTAGGTTTACACAGATGGCTTATACAAATGGTGCAACTTACCAGGTAAAAGTTCAGGTACTACAAGGTGAAGAGTATGGAGCAGAAGGAGCGGCTTGTAGCGTTACTTTATCTTCTGGTGCTATGACGACTAGACAAGACGGTGGTTTAGCAAACAATTCAGATATGGGGGAAATGGACTTTAAAGCTGTAGCTTATCCAAATCCATTTGCTGAGAACTTCAAATTAGCTATAACTTCAGAAAGTGATGCGTCTATTCATGTGAGAGTTTACGATATGATCGGAAAATTACTTGAAGATAAGATGGTAAATACTTCTGATGTTCAATATCTTGAAGTTGGAAACCGTTACCCAGCTGGAGTTTACAATGTTATTGTAACTCAAGATTCTAATGTGCAAACTTTGCGTGTTGTTAAAAGATAA